From the Synechococcus sp. HK01-R genome, one window contains:
- the cysE gene encoding serine O-acetyltransferase, with protein MFDQIRADLAIIRERDPAARGPLEILLCYPGFQAITLHRLSHRLWRSRLPLKLAARLLSQLGRSITGVEIHPGARIGSGVFIDHGMGVVIGETSEIGDRCLLYQGVTLGGTGKEHGKRHPTLASNVVVGAGAKVLGAIQVGTNTRIGAGSVVVRDVENDCTVVGIPGRVIHQSGVRINPLAHSALPDAEANVIRNLMERIDQLESQVGTLQACLKAVAAGKPLSEICRGESQSLKDREILEFLGEE; from the coding sequence ATGTTTGATCAGATCCGCGCCGACCTGGCGATCATCCGCGAGCGGGATCCGGCTGCCCGCGGACCGCTGGAGATCCTGCTCTGCTATCCGGGCTTCCAGGCGATCACCCTGCATCGACTCAGCCATCGGCTCTGGCGCTCGCGCCTGCCCCTGAAGCTGGCCGCCAGGCTGCTCAGCCAGCTGGGCCGCAGCATCACGGGGGTGGAAATCCATCCCGGCGCCCGCATCGGCAGCGGCGTGTTCATCGACCACGGCATGGGCGTGGTGATCGGTGAAACCAGCGAAATCGGCGACCGCTGCCTGCTGTATCAGGGCGTCACCCTGGGCGGGACGGGCAAGGAGCACGGCAAACGCCACCCCACCCTCGCCAGCAACGTGGTGGTGGGAGCTGGTGCCAAGGTGCTGGGGGCGATCCAGGTGGGCACCAACACCCGCATCGGCGCCGGTTCGGTGGTGGTGCGCGATGTGGAGAACGACTGCACGGTGGTGGGCATCCCCGGCCGGGTGATTCACCAGAGCGGCGTGCGCATCAACCCCCTGGCCCACTCCGCCCTGCCCGATGCGGAGGCCAATGTGATCCGCAACCTGATGGAGCGGATCGACCAGCTCGAAAGCCAGGTGGGCACCCTCCAGGCCTGCCTCAAGGCGGTGGCCGCCGGCAAACCCCTGAGCGAGATCTGCCGCGGCGAATCCCAAAGCCTCAAGGACCGGGAAATCCTGGAGTTTCTGGGGGAGGAGTGA
- a CDS encoding GntR family transcriptional regulator has product MRFHIQQESDIPASTQLYNQICFAIAARHYPPGHRLPSTRQLAMQTGLHRNTISKVYRQLETDGVVEAMAGSGIYVRDQQKPREIRTPVHIRNRGITDLDREVRKCVDGLLNAGCTLQQTRELLTREIDWRLRCGARVLVSTPREDIGASMLIAEELEPNLDVPVEVVPMEELESVLESASNGTVVTSRYFLQPVEDLAKRHGVRAVAVDLNDFREELAMLKELRPGSCVGLVSISPGILRAAEVILHSMRGNELLLMTATPDVGSRLLALLRAASHVLCDRPSLPLVEQSLRQNRSQLMRMPQVHCAESYLSGDTIELLRKEIGLQAG; this is encoded by the coding sequence GTGCGATTCCACATCCAGCAGGAAAGCGACATCCCGGCGTCGACCCAGCTGTACAACCAAATCTGCTTCGCGATCGCGGCGCGCCACTACCCCCCTGGCCACCGCCTGCCCAGCACCCGCCAGCTCGCCATGCAGACGGGGCTGCATCGCAACACGATCAGCAAGGTGTACCGCCAGCTGGAAACCGATGGCGTGGTGGAGGCGATGGCCGGCTCCGGCATCTACGTGCGCGATCAGCAGAAACCGCGAGAGATCCGCACCCCCGTGCACATCCGCAACCGGGGCATCACCGACCTCGATCGCGAAGTGCGCAAGTGTGTGGACGGCCTGCTGAACGCCGGCTGCACGCTGCAGCAGACGCGGGAGCTGCTCACCCGGGAGATCGACTGGCGCCTGCGCTGCGGCGCCCGCGTCCTCGTGAGCACCCCCAGGGAAGACATCGGCGCCTCGATGCTGATCGCCGAAGAGCTCGAGCCCAACCTCGATGTGCCCGTGGAGGTGGTGCCGATGGAAGAGCTCGAAAGCGTGCTCGAGAGCGCCAGCAACGGCACGGTGGTGACCAGCCGTTATTTCCTGCAGCCGGTGGAGGACCTGGCCAAGCGCCACGGGGTGCGTGCCGTGGCGGTGGACCTCAACGACTTCCGCGAGGAGCTGGCCATGCTCAAGGAGCTGCGGCCGGGCAGCTGCGTGGGCCTGGTGAGCATCAGCCCGGGCATCCTGCGCGCCGCCGAGGTGATCCTGCACAGCATGCGCGGCAACGAGCTGCTGCTGATGACCGCCACCCCTGATGTGGGCAGCCGCCTGCTGGCGCTGCTGCGGGCCGCCAGCCATGTGCTCTGCGACCGTCCGAGCCTGCCGCTGGTGGAGCAAAGCCTGCGCCAGAACCGCTCCCAGCTGATGCGCATGCCCCAGGTGCACTGCGCCGAGAGCTACCTCAGCGGCGATACGATCGAGCTGCTGCGCAAGGAGATCGGCCTGCAAGCGGGCTAA
- a CDS encoding dienelactone hydrolase family protein, giving the protein MPVSDSLSRSAGWRRVEDGPVPLRCWWSPAVSWPEDGSESNENVTVKTRSRAVIVLPEVFGVNAWVRSVADRIAAAGVPALAMPLFARTAPELELGYGPEQLAEGRRHKDATSTDQILADLAAAITWLQNTLQGNLEITVVGFCFGGHAALLAASLPQVSQAFDFYGAGVVQGRPGGGAPSLELLPQVQGQLTCLCGSADPLIPAADRAAIASAFLAADPSGKRLRYWEFEGADHGFMCEARDSFNPAAAEQGWQLLLEALRD; this is encoded by the coding sequence ATGCCAGTTTCGGATTCTCTCTCTAGATCCGCCGGTTGGCGTCGGGTCGAGGACGGTCCGGTTCCCCTGCGCTGCTGGTGGTCTCCGGCCGTCTCATGGCCAGAGGATGGCTCTGAAAGTAACGAAAACGTTACGGTGAAAACACGATCCCGTGCCGTAATCGTGCTGCCGGAGGTGTTCGGCGTCAATGCTTGGGTGCGCAGTGTTGCTGACCGGATTGCCGCCGCCGGCGTGCCCGCCCTGGCGATGCCGCTGTTTGCACGCACGGCCCCAGAGCTCGAGTTGGGCTATGGGCCTGAGCAGCTGGCGGAGGGCCGCCGCCACAAGGACGCCACCAGCACCGATCAGATCCTGGCCGATCTGGCTGCGGCGATCACCTGGCTGCAGAACACCTTGCAGGGCAACCTGGAGATCACCGTGGTGGGCTTCTGCTTCGGGGGGCATGCCGCCCTGTTGGCCGCCAGCCTGCCCCAGGTGAGCCAGGCCTTTGATTTTTACGGAGCTGGCGTCGTGCAGGGTCGCCCGGGTGGTGGTGCCCCGAGCTTGGAGCTGCTGCCCCAGGTGCAGGGCCAACTCACCTGCCTCTGCGGCAGCGCCGATCCCCTGATCCCCGCTGCAGACCGGGCGGCGATCGCCTCAGCGTTTTTGGCGGCTGATCCCAGCGGAAAGCGGCTGCGCTACTGGGAGTTTGAAGGCGCTGACCACGGTTTTATGTGCGAAGCACGCGACAGTTTCAACCCCGCTGCTGCGGAGCAGGGCTGGCAGTTGCTGCTGGAGGCGCTGCGGGATTGA
- the infC gene encoding translation initiation factor IF-3 encodes MPPRPRFDRRAPVRELPNINDRISYPQLRVVDADGSQLGVIDREKALEVAQERELDLVLVSEKADPPVCRIMDYGKYKFEQEKKAKEAKKKSHQTEVKEVKMRYKIDQHDYDVRIGQATRFLKAGDKVKCTVIFRGREIQHTALAETLLRRMANDLEEQAEIQQAPKREGRNMIMFLTPRKTPLAKKDSDEPQAATKAVRTIPSPPRPTAAKVASKPPQA; translated from the coding sequence ATGCCACCACGTCCCCGTTTTGACCGTCGTGCTCCCGTGCGGGAGCTGCCCAACATCAACGACCGCATTAGTTACCCGCAGTTGCGGGTGGTCGACGCCGACGGATCGCAGCTTGGGGTGATTGACCGCGAGAAGGCCCTCGAAGTGGCTCAGGAGCGAGAGCTGGATCTCGTGCTGGTGAGCGAGAAGGCGGACCCACCGGTCTGCCGGATCATGGATTACGGCAAATACAAGTTCGAACAGGAAAAGAAGGCCAAGGAGGCCAAGAAGAAGTCGCATCAGACCGAAGTGAAGGAAGTCAAGATGCGCTACAAGATCGACCAGCACGACTACGACGTGCGGATCGGCCAGGCCACCCGCTTCCTCAAGGCCGGCGACAAGGTGAAGTGCACCGTGATCTTCCGGGGCCGCGAGATTCAGCACACCGCCCTGGCGGAAACGCTGCTGCGCCGGATGGCGAATGATCTGGAGGAGCAGGCGGAGATTCAGCAGGCGCCCAAGCGGGAAGGCCGCAACATGATCATGTTCCTAACGCCACGCAAGACGCCGCTGGCCAAGAAAGACTCCGACGAGCCTCAGGCCGCCACCAAGGCCGTGCGCACGATTCCCTCCCCACCGCGGCCCACGGCCGCCAAGGTCGCGAGCAAGCCGCCCCAGGCCTGA
- the miaA gene encoding tRNA (adenosine(37)-N6)-dimethylallyltransferase MiaA: MGEPAEPGANTPLVVVLLGPTASGKTALALELAERLELEVLNVDSRQLYQEMDIGTAKPTPEQRRRVPHQLLDLRPPNQPITLQEFQAIAGPAVEAQLQRRGMALLAGGSGLYLKALTGGLRPPAVPPQPELRAQLSALGQGVCHALLRQADPEAAARIAPADAVRTQRALEVLYASGQSMSSQQGAVPPPWRVLELGLNPDDLRQRIDQRTRQLYDSGLVEETAKLRDRYGADLPLLQTIGYGEALELLAGRLSREKAIAITSQRTRQFAKRQRTWFRRQHQPCWLSGEDALSEAMTLIQGGLG, encoded by the coding sequence ATGGGCGAACCCGCCGAGCCGGGAGCCAACACCCCACTGGTGGTGGTGCTCTTGGGGCCGACCGCCAGCGGTAAGACGGCCCTGGCCCTGGAGCTGGCCGAACGCCTCGAACTGGAGGTGCTGAACGTGGATTCGCGTCAGCTGTATCAGGAGATGGACATCGGCACTGCCAAGCCGACACCGGAGCAGCGGCGGCGGGTACCCCACCAGCTGCTGGATCTACGCCCTCCCAACCAGCCGATCACCCTGCAGGAATTCCAGGCGATCGCCGGGCCCGCCGTTGAAGCGCAACTGCAGCGACGGGGAATGGCCCTCTTGGCAGGAGGCAGTGGCCTTTACCTCAAAGCACTCACCGGCGGCCTACGGCCACCGGCGGTGCCACCACAGCCGGAGCTGCGCGCTCAGCTGAGCGCCCTCGGCCAGGGGGTTTGCCATGCGCTGTTACGACAGGCCGATCCGGAGGCGGCGGCGCGGATCGCCCCGGCCGACGCGGTCCGCACCCAGCGGGCCCTCGAGGTGCTCTACGCCAGTGGGCAATCGATGAGCAGCCAGCAGGGAGCCGTGCCGCCCCCCTGGCGGGTGCTGGAGCTGGGCCTGAACCCAGACGACCTGCGCCAGCGGATCGATCAACGCACCCGTCAGCTCTATGACAGCGGCCTGGTCGAGGAAACCGCAAAGCTGCGGGACCGTTACGGAGCCGATCTACCCCTGCTGCAAACCATTGGTTACGGGGAGGCCCTGGAGCTGCTGGCGGGCCGGCTCAGCCGAGAGAAGGCGATCGCGATCACCAGCCAGCGCACCCGCCAATTCGCCAAACGGCAGCGCACCTGGTTCCGCCGCCAGCATCAACCCTGCTGGCTGAGCGGTGAGGATGCGCTGAGCGAAGCGATGACGCTGATCCAAGGAGGTCTAGGGTGA
- the gyrB gene encoding DNA topoisomerase (ATP-hydrolyzing) subunit B, producing the protein MSEASKVQAAYGAEQIQVLEGLEPVRKRPGMYIGTTGPRGLHHLVYEVVDNSVDEALAGHCDEIQVVLAEDGSASITDNGRGIPTDIHPRTGKSALETVLTVLHAGGKFGAGGYKVSGGLHGVGVSVVNALSEWVQVTVRRQGQVHRQRFERGAPIGSLASEPQPADENGRTGTSVCFKPDIQIFTGGIVFDYATLAARLRELAYLNGGVRIVFRDERESARNADGEAHEEIYFYEGGIKEYVAYMNAEKDPLHPEIIYVNAEKDGVQVEAALQWCVDAYSDSILGFANNIRTVDGGTHIEGLKTVLTRTLNTFARKRGKRKEADSNLAGENIREGLTAVLSVKVPEPEFEGQTKTKLGNTEVRGIVDSLVGEALSQYLEFNPSVIDMILEKAIQAFNAAEAARRARELVRRKSVLESSTLPGKLADCSSRDPSESEIYIVEGDSAGGSAKQGRDRRFQAILPLRGKILNIEKTDDARIYKNTEIQALITALGLGIKGEEFDSKNLRYHRVVIMTDADVDGAHIRTLLLTFFYRYQKELVEGGYIYIACPPLYKVERGKNHTYCYNEQDLQKTLAGFGEKANYNIQRFKGLGEMMPAQLWETTMDPTTRMMKRVEIEDALEADRIFTILMGDKVAPRREFIETHSAELDMAKLDI; encoded by the coding sequence ATGAGCGAAGCCTCAAAGGTTCAGGCCGCCTACGGAGCCGAGCAGATCCAGGTCCTGGAAGGCCTGGAGCCCGTGCGCAAGCGCCCGGGCATGTACATCGGCACCACCGGGCCCCGTGGTCTTCACCACCTCGTGTACGAGGTGGTCGACAACTCGGTTGACGAGGCCCTTGCGGGCCATTGCGACGAGATCCAGGTCGTTCTCGCGGAAGACGGCTCCGCTTCGATCACCGATAACGGCCGCGGCATCCCGACCGATATTCATCCCCGCACGGGTAAGAGCGCCCTGGAAACGGTGCTCACCGTGCTCCACGCCGGCGGCAAGTTCGGCGCCGGCGGTTACAAGGTGTCCGGCGGCCTACATGGCGTGGGTGTGTCGGTGGTGAACGCCCTCAGCGAATGGGTACAGGTCACCGTGCGCCGTCAGGGCCAGGTGCACCGGCAGCGCTTTGAGCGCGGCGCCCCGATCGGCAGCCTTGCCTCCGAGCCCCAGCCCGCTGACGAGAACGGCCGCACCGGCACCAGCGTCTGCTTCAAGCCAGACATTCAGATATTCACCGGCGGCATCGTTTTCGATTACGCCACCCTTGCCGCCCGTCTGCGCGAACTGGCCTATCTCAACGGCGGCGTGCGCATCGTCTTCCGTGATGAGCGTGAAAGCGCTCGCAATGCCGACGGTGAGGCCCACGAAGAGATCTATTTCTACGAAGGCGGCATCAAGGAATACGTCGCCTACATGAACGCGGAAAAGGATCCGCTGCATCCCGAAATCATCTATGTGAATGCCGAGAAAGACGGCGTTCAGGTGGAAGCCGCCTTGCAGTGGTGCGTCGATGCCTACTCCGACAGCATCCTTGGCTTTGCCAACAACATCCGCACCGTGGATGGTGGCACCCACATCGAGGGATTGAAAACGGTGCTCACCCGCACCCTCAACACCTTCGCCCGCAAGCGCGGCAAGCGCAAGGAAGCCGACTCCAACCTCGCGGGCGAGAACATTCGTGAGGGTCTCACTGCTGTGCTTTCGGTGAAGGTGCCTGAGCCGGAATTCGAAGGCCAGACCAAAACCAAGCTCGGCAACACCGAGGTTCGCGGCATTGTCGACAGCCTGGTGGGCGAGGCCCTCAGCCAATACCTGGAATTCAACCCCTCGGTGATCGACATGATCCTCGAGAAGGCGATCCAGGCCTTCAATGCCGCTGAGGCCGCCCGCCGCGCCCGTGAGCTGGTGCGCCGTAAGAGCGTGCTGGAGAGCTCAACGCTTCCCGGCAAGCTGGCCGACTGCAGCTCCCGCGATCCCTCCGAGTCGGAGATCTACATCGTGGAGGGTGATTCGGCTGGTGGCTCCGCCAAGCAGGGCCGCGATCGGCGCTTCCAGGCGATCCTGCCCCTGCGCGGCAAGATCCTCAACATTGAGAAGACAGACGACGCCCGCATCTACAAGAACACGGAGATTCAGGCTCTGATTACCGCCCTCGGCCTTGGCATCAAGGGTGAGGAGTTCGACTCCAAGAATCTGCGGTACCACCGCGTCGTGATCATGACCGACGCTGACGTGGACGGTGCCCACATCCGCACGCTCCTGCTCACCTTCTTCTACCGCTATCAGAAGGAGCTGGTGGAGGGTGGTTACATCTACATCGCTTGTCCGCCCCTCTACAAGGTGGAGCGCGGCAAGAACCACACCTATTGTTACAACGAGCAGGATCTCCAGAAAACGCTGGCTGGTTTCGGCGAGAAGGCCAACTACAACATCCAGCGCTTCAAGGGTCTCGGTGAAATGATGCCCGCGCAGCTCTGGGAAACCACCATGGATCCCACCACCCGCATGATGAAGCGGGTGGAGATCGAAGATGCCCTCGAAGCCGATCGCATCTTCACGATCCTGATGGGCGACAAAGTGGCCCCCCGGCGCGAGTTCATCGAAACCCACAGCGCCGAACTCGACATGGCCAAGCTCGACATCTGA
- a CDS encoding SH3 domain-containing protein: MPAAAAVLRWSWLLGVALIAPAALPAGGAERRQPEVRRRDAGAPFLSGSDALLQGSPLVEAPALRHLEIGTPLQLLRRWRCADGHEWLQVQVASGSALPSDPQPRRGWIHG, translated from the coding sequence ATGCCCGCTGCTGCAGCTGTTTTGCGTTGGAGCTGGTTGCTGGGGGTGGCCTTGATCGCGCCGGCCGCTCTGCCGGCCGGCGGTGCCGAGCGTCGTCAGCCCGAGGTGCGTCGCCGCGATGCCGGTGCCCCCTTCCTGAGTGGCAGTGATGCCCTGCTCCAAGGCAGTCCGCTGGTGGAGGCACCGGCCCTGCGTCATCTCGAGATCGGCACGCCCCTGCAACTTCTGCGCCGTTGGCGCTGCGCTGATGGCCACGAGTGGCTGCAGGTGCAGGTGGCCAGTGGCTCTGCCCTGCCCAGCGACCCCCAGCCCCGTCGCGGCTGGATCCATGGCTGA
- a CDS encoding CrcB family protein, translating to MAEPLLLPGQALLVGLGAIPGAWLRLRIVNHVEPIVPRKHWGTFTVNLIAAFALGLVLGLQTSGRCQPAAAGASPLMLLIAVGFFGSLSTFSTFAVELLTTLQRRHWGEALLLSLGSILGGLLVAGLGYGLGLAEGLV from the coding sequence ATGGCTGAACCTTTGTTGCTTCCCGGTCAGGCCCTCTTGGTGGGCCTCGGAGCGATTCCTGGTGCCTGGTTGCGGCTGCGGATCGTCAATCACGTTGAACCGATCGTGCCCCGCAAGCATTGGGGCACCTTCACGGTCAACCTGATCGCGGCCTTCGCCCTCGGACTGGTGCTTGGTTTGCAGACCAGCGGTCGCTGTCAGCCGGCTGCGGCGGGGGCATCGCCTTTGATGCTGCTGATCGCCGTTGGCTTTTTCGGAAGCCTCAGCACTTTCTCCACCTTTGCGGTGGAGTTGCTCACCACCCTGCAGCGGCGCCATTGGGGTGAAGCCCTGTTGCTCAGCCTCGGTTCGATCCTGGGTGGCCTGCTGGTGGCAGGCCTCGGATACGGGCTGGGTCTGGCGGAGGGGCTGGTCTGA
- a CDS encoding CrcB family protein has product MADPQPPKGQLTLRAELEELLLVAVGAMPGALIRWQVGVHLHDKDVLVNVLGALILGWLAGQPIQARRQLLVGIGFCGSLTTFSSWMVNSVGFLAAGDWASALGLIGLTLGLGLGAAALGFALGRALKGLAPSD; this is encoded by the coding sequence ATGGCGGATCCTCAGCCACCCAAGGGCCAGCTCACCCTGCGCGCTGAACTGGAGGAGTTGCTGCTGGTGGCGGTTGGCGCCATGCCCGGAGCCCTGATCCGCTGGCAGGTGGGCGTGCATCTGCACGACAAGGACGTGCTGGTGAACGTGCTGGGCGCCTTGATCCTGGGCTGGCTCGCTGGCCAACCGATTCAGGCGCGACGCCAGCTGCTGGTGGGCATCGGTTTCTGCGGTTCGCTCACCACCTTCAGTAGCTGGATGGTGAACAGCGTCGGCTTCCTTGCCGCCGGGGATTGGGCTTCGGCGCTTGGTTTGATTGGCCTCACCCTGGGGCTGGGGCTGGGTGCCGCAGCCCTGGGGTTCGCGCTCGGCCGGGCCCTGAAGGGCTTAGCGCCGAGCGATTGA
- a CDS encoding glutathione peroxidase, producing MSVNVSAVTVRSADGSEKRLGDYNGQVLLIVNVASRCGFTKQYAGLQALQDAYGPKGLQVLGFPCNDFGAQEPGTLDEIKSFCSTTYGASFELFDKVHATGSTTEPYTTLNQTAPAGDVAWNFEKFLVGKDGMVIARFKSGVAPEDAELKTAIEAALAA from the coding sequence ATGAGCGTGAACGTAAGTGCCGTGACCGTGCGCAGTGCCGACGGCAGCGAGAAGCGCCTCGGCGACTACAACGGCCAGGTGCTGCTGATCGTGAACGTGGCCAGCCGCTGCGGGTTCACCAAGCAGTACGCCGGCCTCCAGGCCCTGCAGGACGCCTACGGCCCCAAAGGCCTGCAGGTGCTGGGCTTCCCCTGTAACGACTTCGGCGCCCAGGAGCCCGGCACGCTGGATGAGATCAAGAGCTTCTGCTCCACCACCTACGGCGCCAGCTTCGAACTCTTCGACAAGGTGCATGCCACGGGCAGCACCACCGAGCCCTACACCACCCTCAACCAGACGGCTCCCGCCGGTGATGTGGCCTGGAACTTCGAGAAGTTCCTGGTGGGTAAAGACGGCATGGTGATCGCCCGCTTCAAGAGCGGTGTGGCCCCCGAAGACGCCGAACTCAAGACGGCGATCGAAGCCGCCCTGGCCGCCTGA
- the mgtE gene encoding magnesium transporter, with translation MDEANGGGAADANIAAVVAQQLESMLASGNYDAVKMLLEPVQPVDIAEAIGSLPRTLQALAFRLLSKDEAIEVYEYLDPAVQQSLLERLRSGEVLELVEEMSPDDRVRLFDELPAKVVRRLLAELSPAERRVTAQLLGYEPETAGRLMTTEFIDLKEFHSAAQALTIVRRRARDTETIYSLYVTDGERRLTGILSLRDLVTADPEDRIGDVMTRDVVSVRTDTDQEEVARAIQRYDFLAVPVVDREQRLVGIVTVDDVIDVIEQEATRDIYAAGAVQAGDEDDYFQSNLFTVARRRVVWLAVLVVANGFTTEVIAMNDGVLKQVVLLAAFIPLLIGTGGNVGAQSSTVVIRGLSTQRIQALGPLKAIGREAIAGALLGLLMLVVVVPFAWWRGEGPLVGAAVGISLMAITTLAATAGAALPLLFNRMGLDPALMSAPFITTATDVAGVFIYLRTAAWLLQRLQVG, from the coding sequence ATGGACGAGGCAAACGGTGGGGGGGCAGCAGACGCCAACATCGCAGCTGTGGTAGCCCAGCAGCTCGAATCCATGCTCGCGAGCGGCAACTACGACGCCGTGAAGATGCTGCTGGAGCCGGTGCAGCCGGTGGACATCGCTGAGGCGATCGGCAGCCTTCCGCGCACCCTTCAGGCCCTTGCCTTTCGGCTGCTCAGTAAAGATGAGGCGATCGAGGTCTACGAGTACCTCGACCCGGCCGTGCAGCAGAGCCTGTTGGAGCGGCTCCGATCTGGCGAGGTGCTGGAGCTGGTGGAGGAGATGTCACCCGATGATCGGGTGCGGCTCTTTGATGAGCTGCCCGCCAAGGTGGTGCGTCGCCTGCTGGCAGAGCTGAGCCCAGCCGAGCGCCGCGTGACCGCTCAGTTGCTTGGTTACGAACCCGAGACTGCCGGTCGTCTGATGACGACCGAGTTCATCGACCTCAAGGAATTCCACAGTGCTGCCCAGGCGCTCACGATCGTGCGCCGTCGTGCCCGCGACACTGAGACCATTTACAGCTTGTATGTCACCGACGGCGAGCGTCGCCTCACCGGCATCCTCTCCCTGAGAGATCTGGTGACGGCCGACCCTGAGGACCGCATCGGCGATGTGATGACCCGGGATGTGGTGAGCGTGCGCACCGACACCGATCAGGAGGAGGTGGCCCGGGCGATCCAGCGCTACGACTTCCTGGCGGTGCCAGTGGTCGACCGGGAGCAGCGTCTGGTGGGGATCGTCACCGTGGACGACGTCATCGACGTGATCGAGCAGGAGGCCACCCGAGACATCTACGCCGCCGGTGCTGTGCAGGCCGGCGATGAAGACGATTACTTCCAGAGCAATCTGTTCACCGTCGCCCGCCGTCGGGTGGTCTGGTTGGCGGTGCTGGTGGTGGCCAATGGCTTCACCACCGAGGTGATCGCCATGAACGATGGGGTGCTCAAGCAGGTGGTGCTGCTGGCGGCCTTCATCCCGCTGTTGATCGGCACCGGCGGCAATGTGGGTGCCCAGAGCTCCACCGTGGTGATTCGTGGTCTGAGCACCCAGCGCATCCAGGCCCTTGGCCCGCTGAAGGCGATCGGCCGTGAAGCGATCGCCGGGGCGTTGCTGGGTCTCTTGATGCTGGTGGTGGTGGTGCCTTTCGCCTGGTGGCGGGGGGAGGGCCCGCTGGTGGGTGCGGCTGTGGGCATCAGCCTGATGGCGATCACCACCCTGGCGGCCACTGCCGGTGCCGCCTTGCCTCTGCTGTTTAACCGCATGGGCCTCGATCCCGCTTTGATGTCGGCCCCGTTCATCACCACGGCGACCGACGTTGCCGGGGTGTTCATTTATCTGCGCACGGCCGCCTGGTTGCTGCAGCGGTTGCAGGTGGGCTGA
- a CDS encoding RpoD/SigA family RNA polymerase sigma factor: MAVSPASKPPSAAASRPMGGDVDLVRSYLRDIGRVPLLSHQQEITLGRQVQELMELEALESELSEQRGGEVVAAEELAKAAGLSGVQLKRKQQAGRRAKERMVAANLRLVVSVAKKYTKRNMELLDLIQEGTIGLVRGVEKFDPTRGYKFSTYAYWWIRQGITRAIAEKSRTIRLPIHITEMLNKLKKGQRELSQELGRTPTVTELAEFVELPEEEVKELMCRARQPVSLEMKVGDGDDTELLELLAGDGELPSEQVEGECLKGDLRDLLEQLPDLQRRVLRMRYGMDGEEPMSLTGIGRVIGISRDRVRNLERDGLAGLRRLSDQVEAYVSC; encoded by the coding sequence ATGGCCGTCTCCCCCGCCTCCAAGCCCCCATCGGCGGCCGCATCGCGCCCCATGGGTGGCGACGTGGATCTGGTGCGTTCGTACCTGCGGGACATCGGTCGTGTGCCGCTGTTGAGCCATCAGCAGGAGATCACGCTGGGTCGTCAGGTGCAGGAGCTGATGGAGCTTGAGGCGCTGGAGTCTGAGCTGAGTGAGCAGCGTGGTGGCGAGGTGGTGGCAGCCGAGGAGTTGGCGAAGGCAGCTGGCTTGAGCGGTGTGCAGCTGAAGCGGAAACAGCAGGCGGGCCGTCGCGCGAAGGAGCGGATGGTGGCGGCGAATTTGCGTTTGGTGGTGAGCGTCGCGAAGAAATACACGAAGCGGAATATGGAGCTGCTGGATCTGATCCAGGAGGGAACGATCGGCCTGGTGCGTGGTGTGGAGAAGTTCGATCCAACGCGTGGCTACAAGTTCAGTACGTATGCGTACTGGTGGATCCGTCAGGGGATCACGCGTGCGATTGCGGAGAAGAGCCGGACGATCCGTCTGCCGATCCACATCACGGAGATGCTGAACAAGCTGAAGAAAGGTCAGCGTGAGTTGAGCCAGGAGCTGGGTCGAACGCCAACGGTGACGGAGCTGGCTGAGTTTGTGGAACTGCCGGAAGAGGAGGTGAAGGAGCTGATGTGCCGTGCACGTCAGCCCGTGAGCCTGGAGATGAAGGTGGGAGATGGCGATGACACGGAGCTGCTGGAGCTATTGGCGGGGGATGGAGAGCTTCCGAGCGAGCAGGTGGAGGGCGAATGCCTGAAGGGAGATCTGCGCGATCTGCTGGAGCAGCTGCCTGATCTGCAACGGCGTGTGCTGCGGATGCGGTATGGGATGGACGGGGAGGAGCCGATGAGCCTCACCGGCATCGGCCGGGTGATCGGCATCAGCCGTGATCGGGTGCGCAACCTCGAGCGTGATGGCCTTGCCGGCCTGCGTCGCCTCAGTGATCAGGTGGAGGCCTACGTCTCCTGCTAA